From Leptolyngbya sp. KIOST-1, one genomic window encodes:
- a CDS encoding GH116 family glycosyl hydrolase has product MTETPSLPQIPPQAWQRPIGQPWEHHYIVRYASNLDDGPSHGAPLGGMGAGCMGRSPHGDFNLWHLDGGEHLFQSFPGCQFSLWESTGAGTQAYGLSTEPPKDGTLSAWQWYPASTQGRTTGSYHALYPRSWYRYENVFRAQVTCEQISPIWPHNYREASYPVVAFEWTAHNPTRFPITLSVMVSWQNMVGWFTNTQKSPEVLQRDDGSPYYDYVPAIGQSTGNFNQFLNEGGLRALVMDGAWEGEPAEGDGQWCIATLDDPSVEVSYDLRWNPAGDGRDLWDTFAKLGRLMNLLDTSPAKEGEQIAGAIALRFTLQPGETKQIPVALAWDLPVTEFAAGVVNYRRYTDFFGRSGRNARAIAFTALSDYQTWQREITNWQQPILDRPDLPDPFKMALFNELYDLASGGTLWSAATEADPVGQFAVLECIDYRWYESLDVRLYGGFATLLLWPELEKAVLRAFARAVPTQDDRTRIIGYYVTMGLEQPPALRKLKGATPHDLGAPNEHPWAQTNYTSYQDCNQWKDLGSDFVLQVYRAYRFTGATDVEFLKDCWPAVVDTLQYLKHFDRDGDGMPENEGAPDQTFDDWQLKGISAYCGGLWLGALEAAIAIAEILTAANLAPGNTPILLSQYRRWLDNGLKAYHPKLWNGRYYRLDTGSGSDVVMADQLCGQFMVRHLGLPDLVEDEFTLSALDAIYDACFVKFNQVVQSQERPPQQKFEGAQLGNFSAATLKMAIGAANGVLPDGSPEDPDSTHQQEVWTGINFGLAAFLAQMGKREEAMAIALAVIHQIYSYGLQFRTPEAITALGTYRACHYMRPMAIWGLYEVLTASPDP; this is encoded by the coding sequence ATGACTGAAACCCCATCCCTTCCCCAAATCCCCCCCCAGGCGTGGCAGCGACCGATCGGCCAGCCCTGGGAACACCACTACATTGTGCGCTACGCCAGCAACCTCGATGATGGCCCCAGCCACGGGGCACCCCTGGGTGGCATGGGGGCAGGCTGTATGGGGCGATCGCCCCACGGCGACTTCAACCTCTGGCACCTGGACGGCGGCGAGCATCTGTTCCAGAGCTTCCCTGGCTGCCAGTTCAGCCTGTGGGAGAGCACCGGGGCAGGCACCCAGGCCTACGGCCTCAGCACCGAGCCGCCCAAGGATGGGACGTTGTCCGCCTGGCAGTGGTATCCCGCTTCCACCCAGGGACGCACGACGGGGAGCTACCACGCCCTCTACCCCCGCAGTTGGTACCGCTACGAGAATGTGTTTCGCGCTCAGGTCACCTGCGAACAGATCTCGCCCATCTGGCCCCACAACTACAGAGAAGCCAGCTACCCGGTGGTGGCCTTTGAGTGGACCGCCCACAACCCCACCCGCTTCCCCATCACCCTGAGCGTCATGGTGAGCTGGCAGAATATGGTGGGCTGGTTCACCAATACGCAAAAATCCCCCGAGGTGCTGCAACGCGACGACGGTAGCCCCTACTACGACTACGTGCCTGCGATCGGCCAAAGCACAGGCAACTTTAACCAGTTCCTCAACGAGGGTGGCCTCAGGGCGCTGGTGATGGATGGGGCTTGGGAGGGGGAACCTGCCGAAGGCGACGGTCAGTGGTGCATCGCAACGTTGGATGACCCCAGTGTAGAAGTGTCCTACGACCTGCGGTGGAACCCGGCGGGTGACGGGCGCGACCTGTGGGATACCTTTGCCAAGCTGGGGCGATTGATGAACCTGCTGGACACCAGCCCGGCAAAAGAAGGAGAGCAGATTGCGGGGGCGATCGCCCTCCGCTTTACCCTGCAACCCGGCGAGACCAAGCAGATCCCCGTCGCTCTGGCGTGGGATTTGCCCGTCACCGAGTTTGCTGCCGGGGTGGTGAACTATCGGCGCTATACCGACTTTTTTGGCCGGAGCGGACGGAATGCGCGGGCGATCGCCTTCACCGCCCTGAGCGACTACCAAACCTGGCAGCGGGAAATTACCAACTGGCAGCAGCCGATTCTCGATCGCCCCGACCTGCCCGACCCCTTCAAAATGGCACTGTTCAACGAGCTGTATGACCTGGCCAGCGGCGGCACCCTGTGGAGCGCCGCCACCGAGGCCGACCCCGTGGGCCAGTTCGCCGTGCTGGAGTGCATTGACTATCGCTGGTACGAAAGCCTGGACGTGCGCCTCTACGGCGGCTTTGCCACCCTGCTGCTGTGGCCGGAGCTGGAGAAGGCCGTGCTGCGCGCCTTTGCCCGCGCCGTCCCCACCCAGGACGATCGCACCCGCATCATTGGCTACTACGTCACCATGGGCCTGGAGCAGCCCCCGGCGCTCCGCAAGCTCAAGGGCGCAACCCCCCACGACCTCGGTGCCCCCAACGAGCACCCCTGGGCGCAGACCAACTACACCAGCTACCAAGACTGCAACCAGTGGAAAGACCTGGGCAGCGACTTTGTGCTCCAGGTTTACCGCGCCTACCGGTTCACGGGGGCGACGGATGTAGAATTCCTGAAAGACTGCTGGCCCGCCGTGGTCGATACCCTGCAATACCTGAAGCACTTCGATCGCGACGGCGACGGCATGCCCGAAAACGAGGGTGCCCCCGACCAGACCTTCGACGACTGGCAGCTCAAGGGCATTAGCGCCTACTGCGGTGGGCTGTGGCTGGGGGCGCTGGAGGCGGCGATCGCGATCGCCGAAATCCTCACCGCTGCCAACCTTGCCCCCGGCAACACCCCGATTTTGCTCAGCCAGTACCGCCGCTGGCTCGACAACGGCCTCAAGGCCTACCACCCCAAGCTGTGGAATGGCCGCTACTACCGCCTCGATACGGGCAGCGGCTCCGATGTAGTGATGGCCGACCAGCTCTGCGGCCAGTTTATGGTGCGCCACCTGGGCCTGCCCGACCTGGTGGAGGATGAGTTTACTCTCTCGGCCCTCGATGCCATCTACGACGCCTGCTTTGTGAAATTTAACCAGGTCGTCCAAAGCCAGGAACGTCCCCCCCAGCAAAAGTTTGAGGGGGCGCAGCTGGGCAACTTTAGCGCCGCCACGCTGAAAATGGCGATCGGGGCGGCTAACGGTGTGCTGCCCGACGGTTCCCCGGAAGACCCCGACAGCACCCACCAGCAGGAGGTGTGGACGGGGATTAACTTTGGTCTGGCGGCGTTTTTGGCCCAAATGGGCAAGCGGGAGGAGGCGATGGCGATCGCCCTGGCCGTCATCCACCAAATCTACAGCTACGGCCTGCAATTTCGCACCCCGGAGGCGATCACCGCCCTGGGCACCTACCGCGCCTGCCACTACATGCGCCCCATGGCCATCTGGGGGCTATACGAAGTGCTCACCGCCAGCCCCGATCCGTAG
- a CDS encoding dynamin family protein, with product MASQIIDKTLHAYRDNLDRLLERVQTLAKDINNPDLQLTTHNLRRNINEPFLFVVVGEVKAGKSSFVNALLDAEVCATDIEPCTDSIQQIVYAEQAFVEQVEPSLRKIGRPIPILQEISIVDTPGTNTVIAEHQIITERYIPNSDLTFFVLFAKNPYQKSAWDFLDFVSAEWRKKVVFILQQADLLRPADLATNIERVRELAYQKQIKAPTIFPTAAALEQEGDTANSGFEPVRQYIQSMVSSGESYKIKLRSVSQTTQQIIDLLNGDVEGLNRQLASDRATAASIRSKIDAGRGRSRYEVNTLADRLAARYEIISARIKRDFRQSLTVPMVVRRSFVGLFNEDASMQAWIDDFQERCARDLRTSLEEVSQEGAQHFVDGIRQLFEGLNQDLESVKTHRLESSHISLKVLERRQEVIDSVRAKVNNLMADHGLGDMLVTQAGDMANEIVGGAVMAVTGTILHIIEFAVAEAILSAIGIAFAGVGVIVLAIGILWQRNRIIAKFEQALDSEKNRFQEEVASRLNEKLGIIYEEVERIFTQFYDYVEREEAAVQPVIDQYTAIQQEAATLFSSRVLNGVGEPR from the coding sequence GTGGCCAGCCAAATTATTGACAAGACGCTCCACGCCTATCGCGATAACCTCGATCGCCTGCTGGAGCGGGTGCAGACCCTGGCCAAAGACATCAACAACCCCGATCTGCAACTCACCACCCACAACCTGCGGCGCAACATCAACGAGCCGTTTCTATTTGTGGTGGTGGGCGAGGTGAAGGCGGGCAAGAGCAGCTTTGTTAACGCCCTGCTCGACGCCGAGGTGTGCGCTACCGACATTGAGCCCTGCACCGATTCGATTCAGCAGATTGTCTACGCCGAGCAGGCGTTTGTCGAGCAGGTAGAGCCGAGCCTGCGCAAGATTGGCCGACCGATCCCGATTTTGCAAGAGATTTCCATTGTCGATACGCCGGGCACCAACACGGTGATTGCCGAGCACCAGATCATCACCGAACGCTACATTCCCAACAGTGACCTGACCTTTTTTGTGCTGTTTGCCAAGAACCCGTACCAGAAGAGCGCCTGGGATTTTCTCGATTTTGTCAGCGCCGAGTGGCGCAAGAAGGTGGTGTTTATTTTGCAGCAGGCCGACCTGCTGCGCCCCGCCGATTTGGCAACCAATATCGAGCGGGTGCGGGAACTCGCCTACCAGAAGCAGATCAAAGCCCCCACGATCTTTCCTACGGCGGCGGCGCTGGAGCAGGAGGGCGACACGGCGAACAGCGGGTTTGAGCCGGTGCGGCAGTACATTCAGTCGATGGTGTCGTCGGGGGAGAGCTACAAGATCAAGCTGCGATCGGTGAGCCAGACCACCCAGCAGATTATCGACCTGCTGAATGGCGATGTGGAGGGGCTAAACCGGCAGCTGGCTAGCGATCGCGCCACCGCCGCCAGCATTCGCAGCAAAATTGATGCCGGCCGGGGGCGATCGCGCTACGAGGTCAACACCCTGGCCGATCGCCTGGCCGCCCGCTACGAAATTATCTCAGCCCGGATCAAGCGCGACTTTCGCCAGAGCCTGACGGTGCCCATGGTGGTGCGGCGATCCTTCGTGGGCCTGTTTAATGAAGATGCCTCCATGCAGGCCTGGATTGACGACTTTCAGGAGCGCTGTGCCCGCGACCTGCGCACCTCGCTGGAGGAGGTTTCCCAGGAGGGAGCCCAGCACTTCGTCGATGGCATCCGCCAGCTGTTTGAGGGGCTGAACCAGGATCTGGAGAGCGTCAAGACCCACCGTCTGGAGAGCAGCCACATTTCGCTCAAGGTGCTGGAGCGTCGCCAGGAGGTGATCGACAGCGTGCGGGCCAAGGTGAATAACCTGATGGCCGACCACGGCCTGGGAGATATGCTGGTCACCCAGGCGGGGGATATGGCTAACGAAATCGTGGGCGGTGCGGTGATGGCGGTGACGGGTACCATTCTGCACATTATTGAATTTGCGGTGGCTGAGGCAATCTTGAGCGCGATCGGCATTGCCTTTGCCGGGGTGGGGGTGATCGTGCTGGCGATCGGCATTTTGTGGCAGCGCAACCGGATCATCGCCAAGTTTGAGCAGGCCCTCGATAGCGAAAAAAACCGGTTTCAAGAAGAAGTGGCCAGCCGCCTGAACGAAAAGCTGGGGATTATCTACGAAGAAGTGGAGCGCATTTTCACCCAGTTTTACGACTATGTGGAGCGCGAAGAGGCGGCGGTGCAGCCGGTGATCGACCAGTACACAGCGATTCAGCAAGAGGCGGCGACGCTGTTTAGCTCCCGTGTGCTGAACGGAGTGGGGGAGCCACGATGA
- a CDS encoding FAD-binding oxidoreductase has translation MATVAEILGDTLGSDGILAPDAFDLPTHLNPAAVACPATEAELAAVMACAYEHRWRVVPCGSGSKLTWGGLGHGADLILSTARLNQVIDHAVGDMTLTAQAGVQLAELAPRLAQHRQFLAVDPAYPDRATLGGIVATADTGSLRQRYGSLRDMLIGISFVRYDGQIAKAGGRVVKNVAGYDLMKLMTGSYGTLGIISQLTFRLYPVQEASKTVVVTGAADSVNALLGALRLSPLTPVAMDVLSPALAARLGYGETLTLLARFQAIAPGVDEQVDSLLAMVGTELSAHVLEGPEDGRVWTALTEALFPSAPEPEVVVAKVGLRASQAVAWLATLPPASLARFHGGSGLGTVRLPGATAAVVQNLRALAATAGGYLTLLEAPLGLKKDVDVWGYSGNALALIKALKRQFDPDSGLSPGRFVGGL, from the coding sequence ATGGCCACCGTTGCTGAAATTCTAGGGGATACATTGGGGAGCGATGGGATTCTTGCTCCCGATGCTTTTGATCTGCCCACTCACTTGAATCCAGCCGCCGTGGCCTGCCCCGCCACCGAAGCGGAACTGGCCGCGGTGATGGCCTGTGCCTACGAGCATCGCTGGCGGGTGGTGCCCTGCGGCAGCGGCAGCAAGCTCACCTGGGGTGGCCTGGGCCATGGAGCGGATCTGATTCTCAGCACCGCTCGGCTCAACCAGGTAATTGACCATGCGGTGGGGGATATGACCCTCACCGCCCAGGCTGGGGTGCAGCTGGCGGAACTGGCTCCCAGATTGGCTCAGCACCGTCAGTTCCTGGCCGTAGACCCGGCCTACCCCGATCGCGCTACCCTGGGCGGCATCGTTGCCACCGCCGATACCGGTTCTCTGCGTCAGCGCTACGGCAGCCTGCGGGACATGTTGATCGGGATTTCCTTTGTCCGCTACGACGGCCAGATCGCTAAGGCTGGCGGTCGCGTGGTCAAAAATGTGGCGGGCTACGACCTGATGAAGCTGATGACCGGCTCCTACGGCACCCTGGGCATCATTTCTCAGCTCACTTTTCGCCTGTACCCGGTGCAGGAAGCGTCTAAAACGGTGGTGGTGACCGGGGCGGCTGACTCGGTCAATGCTCTGCTGGGTGCCCTGCGGCTGTCGCCGCTGACGCCCGTGGCGATGGATGTGTTGTCGCCTGCCCTGGCCGCCCGCCTGGGCTACGGTGAAACCCTTACCCTGCTGGCCCGGTTTCAGGCGATCGCGCCGGGGGTAGATGAACAGGTAGACTCGCTTCTGGCTATGGTGGGCACTGAGCTATCAGCCCACGTTCTGGAGGGGCCGGAGGACGGACGGGTCTGGACGGCTCTGACCGAGGCGTTATTTCCCTCCGCTCCGGAACCGGAGGTGGTCGTAGCCAAAGTGGGTTTGCGAGCATCCCAGGCTGTAGCCTGGTTGGCGACGTTGCCCCCGGCTAGTCTGGCTCGGTTCCACGGGGGCAGCGGCCTTGGCACGGTGCGGTTGCCCGGGGCGACGGCCGCGGTCGTGCAGAATCTGCGAGCCCTGGCCGCAACCGCTGGCGGTTATCTCACCCTGCTCGAAGCTCCTCTGGGGCTCAAAAAAGATGTGGATGTGTGGGGCTACAGCGGCAACGCTCTGGCTCTCATCAAAGCCCTCAAACGTCAGTTTGACCCCGATAGCGGCCTCAGCCCAGGGCGCTTTGTGGGCGGTCTCTAA
- a CDS encoding tetratricopeptide repeat protein, producing MVEKIGVLNQGTVEHQTNIITIHEAEKARLIYSDPLPELRYFQGRQEQLGQLNTWLQEGTTAIIGVRGEGGIGKSTLVGKAFADCPGFASKFWADVRTGTNLSALARRALLELDVPIDQVQAIEDKDLPQRLLRHLQMGRYLLAIDNMESLLTPEGEWQGGYADFLRDFQQLGSQSVLLLASREYPAKYFGWRQSEWLLLDEGLSPEEGAALLGALGVENDPAALVPLAQRLQGNPLALTLVAGWLCNEYRPGNRWVSHLEQFDNLFQLRGDRPYETDISAEDVLVWSLERLPEPLRHLLNQASVFQNEFTAEMAAALVLEQPVTDADLRDLDRRSLLQELSQPSAAGHLQFRLQPRIREFVQRQAGDLTTAHERAIAYFWSHRRQEFGPNDTQDAAKEYLETFYHQVQLGRFNDAAIVVGKCDIFFSLRGYYATLADLYGQLYRQWRPTQAENLTFAAVCGNLGIVYNSRGQYQQAIECHQRSLAIKREMSVQEAFLLESRHGEANSLSNLGNVYHSLGEYHQAIKYHQQSLAIMREIGVRKAFPQESRRGEASSLGNLGNVYQSLGQYQQALEYQQQSLTIAREIGDRQGEADSLGSLGNVYDSLGQDQQTIKYHQQWLAIAREIGDRKGEANSLGSLGNVYRSLGQSQQAIQYLQQALAIAQEIGDRQGEATSLFNLGGALASVDQKWEARQAYESARTLYQVPRYGTF from the coding sequence GTGGTTGAAAAAATTGGCGTCCTCAACCAGGGAACGGTTGAGCACCAAACCAACATCATCACCATCCACGAGGCCGAAAAGGCTCGGCTAATCTACAGCGACCCGCTGCCGGAGCTGCGCTACTTCCAGGGACGGCAGGAGCAGTTGGGCCAGCTCAACACCTGGCTGCAAGAGGGCACCACCGCCATCATTGGCGTGCGGGGCGAGGGGGGCATTGGCAAGAGCACCCTGGTGGGCAAAGCTTTTGCCGACTGCCCTGGCTTTGCCAGCAAATTTTGGGCCGATGTGCGTACCGGTACCAACTTATCGGCCCTGGCCCGGCGGGCGTTGCTGGAGCTAGACGTGCCCATTGACCAGGTGCAGGCTATTGAGGATAAAGACCTGCCCCAGCGGCTGCTGCGCCATCTACAAATGGGCCGCTACCTGCTGGCGATCGACAATATGGAGTCGCTGCTGACGCCGGAAGGAGAGTGGCAGGGGGGCTATGCCGACTTTCTGCGCGATTTTCAGCAGTTGGGCAGCCAGAGTGTGCTGCTGCTGGCCAGTCGAGAATACCCAGCCAAGTACTTTGGCTGGCGACAGTCGGAGTGGCTGCTGCTGGATGAGGGGCTGAGCCCGGAGGAAGGGGCGGCACTGCTAGGGGCGCTGGGGGTGGAGAACGACCCGGCTGCCCTGGTGCCCCTGGCCCAGCGGCTACAGGGCAACCCCCTGGCGCTGACCCTGGTGGCGGGGTGGCTGTGCAATGAATATCGCCCCGGCAACCGCTGGGTGAGTCATCTGGAACAGTTCGACAATCTGTTTCAGCTCAGGGGCGATCGCCCCTACGAAACCGACATCAGTGCCGAGGATGTGCTGGTTTGGAGCCTGGAGCGGCTGCCGGAGCCGCTGCGGCACCTGCTGAACCAGGCCAGTGTGTTTCAAAACGAATTTACGGCGGAGATGGCCGCTGCCCTGGTGCTGGAGCAGCCGGTGACGGATGCTGACCTGCGCGATTTGGATAGAAGGTCGCTGCTGCAAGAGCTGTCCCAGCCCAGTGCCGCAGGCCACCTACAATTTCGCCTACAGCCCCGCATTCGCGAGTTTGTGCAGCGGCAGGCGGGGGATTTGACTACCGCCCATGAACGGGCGATCGCCTACTTTTGGAGCCACCGCCGACAGGAATTTGGCCCGAATGACACCCAAGACGCCGCCAAGGAGTATTTAGAGACGTTCTATCACCAAGTGCAGCTGGGCCGCTTTAACGATGCGGCAATTGTAGTTGGCAAGTGCGACATATTTTTTAGTTTGCGCGGATACTACGCTACCCTGGCTGACCTGTATGGTCAGCTATATCGGCAATGGCGACCGACCCAAGCAGAAAACCTCACATTTGCTGCTGTTTGCGGCAACTTAGGCATTGTGTACAATTCGCGGGGGCAGTACCAACAGGCAATTGAGTGCCATCAGCGGTCATTAGCGATCAAGCGGGAGATGAGCGTTCAAGAAGCGTTTCTGCTGGAAAGCCGCCATGGGGAAGCCAATTCACTAAGCAATTTGGGTAATGTGTATCATTCTTTAGGCGAATACCACCAGGCAATTAAATACCATCAACAATCACTAGCGATCATGCGGGAGATCGGCGTTCGCAAAGCGTTTCCGCAGGAAAGTCGCCGTGGCGAAGCCAGTTCCCTAGGCAATTTGGGCAATGTATACCAGTCGCTGGGCCAATATCAACAGGCTCTTGAGTACCAGCAACAGTCATTAACGATCGCGCGGGAGATTGGCGATCGTCAAGGTGAGGCTGATTCCCTGGGCAGTTTGGGCAATGTGTACGATTCGTTAGGTCAAGACCAACAAACTATTAAGTACCACCAGCAGTGGCTAGCTATCGCGCGGGAGATCGGTGATCGCAAAGGCGAGGCCAATTCTCTAGGCAGTTTGGGCAATGTATACCGGTCTCTGGGCCAATCCCAACAGGCCATTCAGTATCTTCAGCAAGCGTTAGCTATCGCGCAGGAGATCGGCGATCGCCAAGGCGAGGCCACTTCCCTCTTCAACCTTGGCGGAGCCCTAGCCAGCGTTGATCAGAAATGGGAGGCCCGTCAAGCCTACGAATCTGCACGGACGCTGTACCAAGTACCAAGATATGGGACTTTCTAA
- a CDS encoding glutathione S-transferase family protein, with the protein MLDLYQFEASTFAEKVRLILDYKQVPYRKVEVTPGVGQVEVFQLSGQRQVPVLKDGELVIPDSTAIALHLEKTYPDRPLIPTDPKPRGLCLALEAWADEAIVPKARVVMVGAFKQHPNFRTALLPSFTPAPLRSLVGSLPGDLLNLVGTGVGFGPDDIKVATAGLRQDLEALVLMLQNSPYLLGDAPSLADFAVAAATMYLKFPTAQYVDLPEGIGGKGVPGIADVPEFQVFFDWRDRLYAEFRTARTSVPPASPGSGPTPISID; encoded by the coding sequence ATGCTAGATCTGTACCAGTTTGAAGCTTCCACCTTTGCCGAAAAGGTGCGCCTGATCCTCGACTACAAGCAGGTGCCCTACCGCAAGGTCGAAGTCACCCCCGGCGTAGGCCAGGTGGAGGTGTTCCAACTGTCGGGCCAGCGCCAGGTGCCCGTGCTCAAAGACGGCGAACTGGTGATCCCCGATTCCACCGCGATCGCCCTCCACCTGGAGAAAACTTACCCCGATCGCCCCCTGATTCCCACTGACCCCAAGCCCAGGGGCCTGTGCCTGGCCCTGGAGGCCTGGGCCGACGAGGCGATCGTGCCCAAGGCCCGGGTGGTGATGGTCGGTGCCTTTAAGCAGCACCCCAACTTCCGCACGGCACTGCTGCCCAGCTTTACCCCCGCCCCCCTGCGTTCCCTGGTGGGGTCCCTGCCCGGCGACCTGCTGAATCTGGTGGGTACCGGCGTTGGCTTTGGCCCCGACGACATCAAAGTGGCCACCGCTGGCCTGCGCCAGGACCTCGAAGCCCTGGTGCTGATGCTGCAAAATAGCCCCTACCTGCTGGGGGATGCCCCCAGCCTGGCGGACTTTGCCGTGGCCGCCGCCACCATGTACCTCAAGTTTCCCACCGCCCAGTACGTGGACCTGCCCGAGGGCATTGGCGGCAAGGGGGTGCCCGGCATTGCCGATGTGCCGGAGTTTCAGGTCTTCTTTGACTGGCGCGATCGCCTCTACGCCGAGTTCCGCACCGCCCGCACCAGTGTCCCCCCCGCCAGCCCAGGCAGCGGCCCTACCCCCATCAGCATCGACTAG
- a CDS encoding DUF4230 domain-containing protein produces MRPAPPDRTPPSPPRYADPSVPVDPWPIPVSEPQPQPQPVRPSRSRRESPRFAPFQPLRTVFNALIGGAVLVGVVAAVGFWRSPDRFLEGARIMLTPAQPEPQVDVRSVVVQQLRGASELTTAIFAMEAVVPTRSDRTLAGYVIGSTNLLYIAYGEVRAGVDLAELTASDIQVSGDSAIQVTLPPAKILDSKIDLSRSNVFDYSRGFLGLGPDVAPELQEKAQQEALIKIEEAACQENLLAEANRRAEVTVAQLLATAGFETVTVTTQPPTNSACAAPANSDTVLPGLAVPTPPPEPGQ; encoded by the coding sequence ATGCGCCCTGCACCGCCCGATCGCACCCCACCCTCCCCGCCGCGCTACGCTGACCCCAGCGTCCCGGTGGATCCCTGGCCGATTCCGGTAAGCGAGCCGCAGCCGCAGCCCCAGCCGGTTCGGCCATCGCGATCGCGCCGCGAATCCCCCCGGTTTGCGCCCTTCCAACCCCTCCGCACGGTGTTCAATGCGCTGATCGGTGGGGCGGTGCTGGTGGGGGTAGTGGCGGCGGTGGGCTTTTGGCGATCGCCCGATCGCTTTCTGGAGGGGGCGAGGATCATGCTGACTCCGGCCCAGCCGGAGCCCCAGGTGGATGTGCGGTCGGTGGTGGTGCAGCAGCTGCGGGGGGCTAGCGAGCTGACCACGGCGATTTTTGCCATGGAGGCGGTGGTGCCCACCCGCAGCGATCGCACCCTGGCGGGCTACGTGATCGGCTCCACCAATCTGCTCTACATTGCCTACGGCGAGGTGCGGGCCGGGGTGGACCTGGCGGAACTGACCGCCAGCGACATTCAGGTAAGTGGCGATTCCGCCATTCAGGTTACCCTGCCCCCGGCCAAAATTCTGGACAGCAAGATCGACCTCAGCCGCTCCAACGTGTTTGACTACAGCCGGGGCTTTTTGGGGCTGGGGCCAGATGTCGCGCCTGAGCTACAGGAAAAAGCTCAGCAAGAGGCGCTGATCAAAATAGAAGAGGCCGCCTGCCAGGAAAATCTGCTGGCCGAGGCCAACCGCCGGGCCGAAGTTACAGTTGCTCAGCTCCTGGCTACCGCTGGGTTTGAAACCGTCACTGTTACCACCCAGCCGCCGACTAATTCCGCCTGTGCAGCGCCCGCAAATAGCGATACAGTGTTACCGGGTTTAGCAGTACCCACCCCGCCCCCCGAACCGGGCCAGTAA
- a CDS encoding type II toxin-antitoxin system death-on-curing family toxin codes for MPTPKFLDAETVLMIHSRQIERFGGTSGVRDIELMESALAQPQATFGGQLLHPTLADQAAAYLYHLAKKHPFVDGNKRTAFAVMDTFIRLNGARLGLTPDAAYALVMQVAQGQLGKTELAQRLAAAIAPKP; via the coding sequence TTGCCAACTCCTAAATTTCTCGATGCTGAAACGGTTTTAATGATCCATAGCCGTCAGATTGAGCGGTTTGGTGGTACGTCTGGGGTGCGCGATATCGAGCTGATGGAGTCTGCCCTGGCCCAGCCCCAGGCCACCTTTGGCGGCCAGCTGCTGCATCCTACCCTGGCCGACCAGGCAGCGGCATACTTATACCACCTGGCCAAGAAGCACCCCTTTGTGGACGGCAACAAGCGCACGGCGTTTGCGGTGATGGATACCTTCATCCGGCTCAACGGTGCTCGACTGGGGCTGACGCCTGATGCAGCCTACGCTTTAGTCATGCAGGTGGCCCAGGGGCAACTGGGCAAAACCGAGCTGGCTCAGCGGTTGGCAGCGGCGATCGCCCCAAAGCCATAG
- a CDS encoding DUF2283 domain-containing protein — protein MSEKLLFQYDQVSDIFYINKCAPYAEQESEEIGDEMIARLNPVSGEVENLEILFFSKRLLNADFLLELPVIANLRLAAS, from the coding sequence ATGTCAGAAAAACTTCTCTTCCAATACGATCAGGTGAGCGATATTTTCTACATCAACAAATGCGCGCCCTACGCTGAGCAAGAATCCGAAGAAATTGGCGACGAGATGATTGCCCGCCTCAACCCGGTGTCTGGCGAGGTGGAGAATTTGGAAATTCTCTTTTTCTCAAAGCGACTCTTGAATGCGGACTTTCTGCTGGAATTGCCCGTTATCGCTAATTTGCGGTTGGCGGCATCGTAG